The following coding sequences lie in one Saccharopolyspora hordei genomic window:
- a CDS encoding NADH-quinone oxidoreductase subunit J, producing the protein MTLATAQVLAQGATVGAGETAVFWILGPLALVGALGMVFARNAVHSALWLVLTMLCLGVLYMAQSAQFLGFTQIIVYTGAIMMLFLFVLMMVGRDSSDSVVEVLRGQRLWAGIGGIGLAALLVSGLARALTDVPVAAPLNPWTPQGGGAGGLGRLIFTDYLFPFELTSALLITAAVGAMVLAYGGKGRGPRVSQRERANARFRSGRPSPLPGPGVYATANSVAVPALLPDGSVAPESLSELLESLPAERLVEERRLVKGETPAPDPHALTAGHHEASPEVPEQPADEPRGNGTGTKNGHGSEHATTEEVRQ; encoded by the coding sequence ATGACCCTCGCAACCGCGCAGGTACTGGCACAGGGCGCCACCGTGGGCGCCGGTGAGACCGCGGTCTTCTGGATCCTCGGACCGCTGGCGCTGGTCGGCGCGCTGGGCATGGTGTTCGCGCGCAACGCGGTGCACTCCGCGCTGTGGCTGGTGCTGACGATGCTGTGCCTCGGCGTGCTCTACATGGCGCAGAGCGCGCAGTTCCTCGGCTTCACGCAGATCATCGTCTACACCGGCGCGATCATGATGCTGTTCCTGTTCGTGCTGATGATGGTCGGCCGCGACTCCTCCGACTCGGTCGTGGAGGTGCTGCGCGGGCAGCGGTTGTGGGCCGGCATCGGCGGCATCGGCCTGGCCGCGCTGCTGGTGTCCGGGCTGGCGCGGGCGCTCACCGACGTGCCCGTCGCCGCGCCGCTGAACCCGTGGACGCCGCAGGGCGGTGGTGCGGGCGGCCTCGGGCGGCTGATCTTCACCGACTACCTGTTCCCGTTCGAGCTGACCTCGGCGCTGCTCATCACCGCCGCGGTCGGCGCGATGGTGCTGGCCTACGGCGGCAAGGGCCGCGGCCCGCGGGTGAGCCAGCGCGAGCGCGCCAACGCCCGCTTCCGCAGCGGGCGCCCGTCGCCGCTGCCCGGCCCCGGCGTGTACGCCACCGCGAACTCGGTGGCCGTGCCCGCGCTGCTGCCGGACGGGTCGGTCGCGCCGGAGTCGCTGTCCGAGCTGCTGGAGAGCCTGCCCGCCGAGCGGCTGGTGGAGGAGCGCCGGTTGGTCAAGGGCGAGACGCCTGCCCCCGACCCGCACGCGCTCACCGCCGGCCACCACGAGGCCTCGCCCGAGGTGCCCGAGCAGCCGGCGGACGAGCCGCGCGGCAACGGCACCGGGACGAAGAACGGTCACGGATCCGAGCACGCCACCACCGAGGAGGTCCGGCAGTGA
- a CDS encoding NADH-quinone oxidoreductase subunit M: MTLLVAMVLLPIVGSVVVALLRGNAPAAKWTALGFSLVEIALALAAWAAYDPAGPRLQLTSSLAWIPAFDISFSFGVDGIALVMIAVIALLTPLVLGYSWGERLPEGRTHGGFFSLLLLEQALTVAVFAATDLFLFYVLFEIMLVPMYFLIGGYGGEKRTYAAVKFFLYSFLGGLIMLASAIGAYVYSAEATGRGTFAWEELVPVLRDAPTSVQVWLFLGFFTAFAIKAPLVPFHTWLPDAAQQAPIGVAVIVVGVLDKVGTFGFLRYSLPLTPEASQVLAPLVLVLAVIGVLYGSFQAFGQTDFKRFIAYVSIAHFGFIALGIFAFTSQAHAGSVSYMVNHSIATGMLILVIGMVITRGGSTRIADYGGMAKVTPLLAGTLLIAGLSTLSLPGTNSFISEFLVLIGSFETRPVYTVLATVGMVLAAVYVLWLYQRTMQGPVRGDALLGAAAGPGAVTDPNGAGAHRLRIADLGAREIAVLTPLIVLVLALGFYPKPVLDVINPSVAATMSEVGVTDPVTSQGGN, translated from the coding sequence ATGACCCTGCTCGTCGCAATGGTCCTGCTGCCGATCGTCGGGTCGGTGGTGGTGGCGCTGCTGCGCGGCAACGCGCCCGCGGCGAAGTGGACCGCGCTCGGGTTCTCCCTGGTGGAGATCGCGCTCGCGCTGGCCGCGTGGGCCGCCTACGACCCGGCCGGGCCGCGCTTGCAGCTCACCAGCTCGCTGGCCTGGATCCCGGCCTTCGACATCAGCTTCTCGTTCGGCGTGGACGGCATCGCGCTGGTGATGATCGCGGTGATCGCGCTGCTCACCCCGCTGGTGCTCGGCTACAGCTGGGGCGAGCGGCTGCCGGAGGGACGCACCCACGGCGGCTTCTTCTCGCTGCTGCTGCTGGAGCAGGCGCTGACGGTGGCGGTGTTCGCCGCGACCGACCTGTTCCTGTTCTACGTGCTGTTCGAGATCATGCTGGTCCCGATGTACTTCCTCATCGGCGGCTACGGCGGGGAGAAGCGCACCTACGCCGCGGTGAAGTTCTTCCTGTACTCGTTCCTCGGCGGCCTGATCATGCTGGCCTCGGCGATCGGCGCCTACGTCTACAGCGCTGAGGCCACCGGCCGCGGCACCTTCGCCTGGGAGGAGCTGGTGCCGGTGCTGCGGGACGCGCCGACGAGCGTGCAGGTGTGGCTGTTCCTCGGCTTCTTCACCGCGTTCGCCATCAAGGCCCCGCTGGTGCCGTTCCACACCTGGCTGCCGGACGCCGCGCAGCAGGCGCCGATCGGGGTCGCGGTCATCGTGGTCGGCGTGCTGGACAAGGTCGGCACGTTCGGCTTCCTGCGCTACAGCCTCCCGCTCACGCCGGAGGCCTCGCAGGTGCTCGCGCCGCTGGTGCTGGTGCTGGCGGTCATCGGCGTGCTCTACGGCTCGTTCCAGGCGTTCGGGCAGACCGACTTCAAGCGGTTCATCGCCTACGTCTCGATCGCGCACTTCGGGTTCATCGCGCTGGGCATCTTCGCGTTCACCTCGCAGGCGCACGCCGGCTCGGTGTCCTACATGGTCAACCACAGCATCGCGACCGGCATGCTGATCCTGGTGATCGGCATGGTGATCACCCGCGGCGGCTCCACCCGCATCGCCGACTACGGCGGCATGGCGAAGGTGACGCCGCTGCTGGCCGGGACGCTGCTGATCGCCGGGCTGAGCACCCTGTCGCTGCCCGGCACCAACTCGTTCATCAGCGAGTTCCTGGTGCTCATCGGCTCGTTCGAGACCCGGCCGGTGTACACCGTGCTGGCCACCGTCGGCATGGTGCTGGCCGCCGTCTACGTGCTGTGGCTCTACCAGCGCACCATGCAGGGCCCGGTGCGCGGGGACGCGCTGCTGGGCGCCGCGGCCGGTCCGGGCGCGGTGACCGACCCGAACGGCGCGGGCGCGCACCGGCTGCGGATCGCCGACCTCGGCGCCCGCGAGATCGCCGTGCTGACCCCGCTGATCGTGCTGGTGCTCGCGCTCGGCTTCTACCCGAAGCCGGTGCTGGACGTGATCAACCCGTCGGTCGCGGCAACCATGAGCGAGGTCGGCGTCACCGACCCCGTGACCTCGCAGGGAGGTAACTGA
- the nuoN gene encoding NADH-quinone oxidoreductase subunit NuoN, which produces MQSVEIPPIDYAAIAPILIVLGAACLAILVEAFLPRHQRWPVQVGLSLVTIVAAGVALAVHARSGGTGVTTLSDTLAVDPPTLFLWGTLLALGLAAILLIADRSVESGGAFVAESRAAEGPGTMSRAAAAVSGMRTEVFPLALFSLGGMLVFTAANDLLTMFIALEVLSLPLYLMCGLAKRRRLLSQEAAVKYFLLGAFASAFFLYGLALLYGYAGSVKLQAIADATAGSDRSDTLLFAGLGLLLVGLLFKASVGPFHTWTPDVYQGAPTAVTGFMAACTKVAAFGAILRVLQVGFQASSWEWKGVLWAIAIASMVIGVVLGLTQQDIKRMIAYSSVAHAGFMLIGAIALTERGLSSTLFYLLAYGFTTIAVFGVISLVRRSDGEATHLSDWAGLAKRSPLVAGVFAFLLFALAGIPLTSGFIGKFVVFEAALADGMAPLVVVALVASAVAAFFYLRVIVVMYFNDPAEDGPTVSVPGAFTTAAITLGVVVTLLLGVLPTLALDWANVGGFVS; this is translated from the coding sequence CTGCAGTCCGTGGAGATCCCGCCGATCGACTACGCGGCGATCGCACCGATCCTGATCGTCCTCGGCGCGGCCTGCCTGGCGATCCTGGTGGAGGCGTTCCTGCCGCGGCACCAGCGCTGGCCGGTGCAGGTGGGGCTGAGCCTGGTGACGATCGTGGCCGCCGGGGTGGCGCTGGCCGTCCACGCCCGCTCGGGCGGCACCGGGGTGACCACGCTCTCGGACACCCTGGCGGTCGACCCGCCGACGCTGTTCCTGTGGGGCACCCTGCTCGCGCTCGGGCTGGCCGCGATCCTGCTCATCGCCGACCGCTCGGTGGAGTCGGGCGGCGCGTTCGTCGCCGAGTCCCGGGCCGCCGAGGGGCCGGGCACCATGAGCCGCGCCGCGGCCGCGGTCTCCGGGATGCGCACCGAGGTCTTCCCGCTCGCCCTGTTCTCCCTCGGCGGGATGCTGGTGTTCACCGCGGCCAACGACCTGCTCACCATGTTCATCGCGCTGGAGGTGCTGAGCCTCCCGCTGTACCTGATGTGCGGGCTGGCCAAGCGGCGCCGGCTGCTGTCGCAGGAAGCGGCGGTGAAGTACTTCCTGCTCGGTGCCTTCGCCTCGGCGTTCTTCCTGTACGGCCTGGCGCTGCTCTACGGCTACGCGGGCTCGGTGAAGCTGCAGGCCATCGCCGACGCCACCGCCGGGTCGGACCGCTCGGACACCCTGCTGTTCGCCGGGCTCGGCCTGCTGCTGGTGGGCCTGCTGTTCAAGGCCTCGGTGGGCCCGTTCCACACCTGGACCCCGGACGTGTACCAGGGCGCGCCGACCGCGGTGACCGGTTTCATGGCCGCCTGCACCAAGGTCGCCGCCTTCGGCGCGATCCTGCGCGTGCTGCAGGTCGGGTTCCAGGCGTCGAGCTGGGAGTGGAAGGGCGTGCTGTGGGCCATCGCCATCGCCTCGATGGTCATCGGCGTGGTGCTCGGCCTCACCCAGCAGGACATCAAGCGGATGATCGCCTACTCCTCGGTGGCGCACGCCGGGTTCATGCTCATCGGCGCCATCGCGCTGACCGAGCGTGGCCTGTCCAGCACGCTGTTCTACCTGCTCGCCTACGGGTTCACCACGATCGCGGTGTTCGGTGTGATCAGTCTCGTGCGCCGGTCGGACGGTGAGGCGACTCACCTCTCCGACTGGGCGGGGCTGGCCAAGCGGTCGCCGCTGGTCGCCGGGGTGTTCGCCTTCCTGCTGTTCGCCCTCGCCGGCATCCCGCTGACCAGCGGTTTCATCGGCAAGTTCGTGGTGTTCGAGGCGGCGCTGGCCGACGGGATGGCGCCGCTGGTCGTGGTGGCCCTGGTGGCCAGCGCGGTCGCCGCGTTCTTCTACCTCCGCGTCATCGTGGTGATGTACTTCAACGACCCGGCCGAGGACGGCCCGACCGTGAGCGTGCCGGGTGCGTTCACGACAGCCGCGATCACTCTCGGTGTCGTCGTCACCCTGCTGCTGGGCGTCCTGCCGACTCTGGCGCTGGACTGGGCGAACGTCGGTGGCTTCGTGTCGTAG
- the nuoI gene encoding NADH-quinone oxidoreductase subunit NuoI, whose product MGMFDPIKGFGVTFSTMFKKVVTEEYPEVKKVPAPRYHGRHQLNRHPDGLEKCVGCELCAWACPADAIFVEGGDNTEEERYSPGERYGKNYQINYLRCIGCGLCIEACPTRALTMTNEYETADDNRQDLIYTKEDMLAPLLPGMEQPPHPMRLGDDEQDYYVRGPELARQRGVPADETVESGHEEARR is encoded by the coding sequence ATGGGAATGTTTGATCCGATCAAGGGCTTCGGCGTCACCTTCTCGACGATGTTCAAGAAGGTCGTCACCGAGGAGTACCCGGAGGTCAAGAAGGTCCCGGCGCCCCGGTACCACGGGCGGCACCAGCTCAACCGGCACCCGGACGGGCTGGAGAAGTGCGTGGGCTGCGAGCTGTGCGCCTGGGCGTGCCCCGCTGACGCGATCTTCGTGGAGGGCGGGGACAACACCGAGGAGGAGCGCTACTCGCCCGGTGAGCGCTACGGCAAGAACTACCAGATCAACTACCTGCGCTGCATCGGCTGCGGGTTGTGCATCGAGGCGTGCCCGACGCGGGCGCTGACGATGACCAACGAGTACGAGACCGCCGACGACAACCGCCAGGACCTCATCTACACCAAGGAGGACATGCTGGCGCCGCTGCTGCCCGGCATGGAGCAGCCGCCGCACCCGATGCGGCTGGGCGACGACGAGCAGGACTACTACGTGCGCGGTCCTGAGCTCGCCCGGCAGCGCGGGGTCCCGGCGGACGAGACGGTCGAGTCCGGGCACGAGGAGGCCAGGCGATGA
- the nuoH gene encoding NADH-quinone oxidoreductase subunit NuoH — protein MTTTAELLADDPLWLILLKVVAIFVFLVVMTLLSIWGERRVLGKMQHRPGPNRAGPFGLLQSLADGLKLAFKEDIRPVLADKWVYFLAPVVAATPAMVSFSVIPVGPEVTIFGERTALQLVDLPVGLLVVLACASVGVYGIVLAGWSSGSPYPLLGSLRSAAQVISYEIAMGLSFVAVIMYAGTLSTSGIVEAQQHGWFFLLLPFSFAVYVISMVGETNRAPFDLPEAESELVGGFHTEYSSLKFALFFLAEYINMVTVSALATTLFLGGWRAPWPLSLVGDGVLNTGWWPVLWFLGKTLAFLFFFVWLRGTLPRLRYDQFMNLGWKVLVPCSLLWIIAVTVIRALRNDGTVTTQQFLIGGAVVIAVLLVATFLIPDRRPEKDTDDVPLAGSGYPIPPLDLKVPETPPRRTPVRTGAAGEVESAEGEEAPHGNV, from the coding sequence ATGACCACCACCGCGGAACTGCTCGCCGACGACCCGCTCTGGCTGATCCTGCTGAAGGTCGTCGCCATCTTCGTCTTCCTGGTCGTCATGACGCTGCTGTCCATCTGGGGCGAGCGCCGGGTGCTCGGGAAGATGCAGCACCGGCCCGGGCCGAACCGGGCGGGCCCGTTCGGCCTGCTGCAGTCGCTGGCCGACGGCCTGAAGCTGGCGTTCAAGGAGGACATCCGCCCGGTCCTGGCGGACAAGTGGGTCTACTTCCTGGCGCCGGTCGTCGCGGCGACGCCGGCGATGGTGTCGTTCTCGGTGATCCCGGTCGGGCCCGAGGTGACCATCTTCGGCGAGCGGACCGCGCTGCAGCTGGTGGACCTGCCGGTCGGCCTGCTGGTGGTGCTGGCCTGCGCCTCCGTCGGCGTGTACGGCATCGTGCTGGCCGGCTGGTCGTCCGGGTCGCCGTACCCGCTGCTCGGGTCGCTGCGCTCGGCGGCGCAGGTGATCTCCTACGAGATCGCGATGGGCCTGTCGTTCGTCGCGGTGATCATGTACGCGGGGACGCTGTCCACCTCGGGCATCGTCGAGGCCCAGCAGCACGGCTGGTTCTTCCTGCTGCTGCCGTTCAGCTTCGCGGTCTACGTGATCTCGATGGTCGGTGAGACCAACCGCGCCCCGTTCGACCTCCCGGAGGCCGAGTCGGAGCTGGTCGGCGGCTTCCACACCGAGTACTCGTCGCTGAAGTTCGCGCTGTTCTTCCTCGCCGAGTACATCAACATGGTCACCGTCTCGGCGCTGGCGACCACGCTGTTCCTCGGCGGCTGGCGCGCGCCGTGGCCGCTGTCGCTGGTCGGCGACGGGGTGCTCAACACCGGGTGGTGGCCGGTGCTGTGGTTCCTCGGCAAGACGCTGGCCTTCCTGTTCTTCTTCGTCTGGCTGCGCGGCACCCTGCCCCGCCTGCGCTACGACCAGTTCATGAACCTGGGCTGGAAGGTGCTGGTCCCGTGCAGCCTGCTGTGGATCATCGCGGTGACGGTGATCCGCGCGCTGCGCAACGACGGCACGGTCACCACGCAGCAGTTCCTCATCGGCGGCGCCGTCGTGATCGCGGTGCTGCTGGTGGCCACGTTCCTGATCCCGGACCGCCGCCCGGAGAAGGACACCGACGACGTGCCGCTGGCGGGCAGCGGCTACCCGATCCCGCCGCTCGACCTCAAGGTTCCCGAGACGCCGCCGCGCCGCACCCCGGTGCGCACCGGTGCCGCGGGCGAGGTCGAGAGCGCGGAGGGCGAGGAGGCGCCTCATGGGAATGTTTGA
- a CDS encoding polyprenyl synthetase family protein, translating to MSRPAGDPISELIKGNGTGIDIADSALADSVQQGIDRVERLLHDSVQSEFEFATRTSLHLVEAGGKRFRPLFTLLAAHFGDPHADEVIKSAAVVELIHLATLYHDDVMDEATMRRGASSANARWDNSVAILTGDFLFARASALIADLGAEAVRSMAGTFELLVTGQMRETVGLGADEDAVDSYLRVVYEKTGSLIATAGRFGAWFSGADEKTVASLERIGRLVGIGFQISDDIIDIASPADESGKTPGTDLREGVRTLPMLYALADPDTDPRLRDLLSRPLSDDDEVREALDLLRESNGLARSRATLDSYAGDAREELASLPDAPARDALAALVDYVVARTR from the coding sequence GTGAGCAGGCCAGCGGGTGACCCGATCAGCGAGCTGATCAAGGGCAACGGAACCGGGATCGACATCGCCGACTCGGCGTTGGCCGACTCGGTGCAGCAGGGCATCGATCGGGTGGAGCGCTTGCTGCACGACTCGGTGCAGAGCGAGTTCGAGTTCGCGACCCGCACCTCGCTGCACCTGGTGGAGGCGGGGGGCAAGCGGTTCCGGCCGCTGTTCACGCTGCTGGCCGCGCACTTCGGCGACCCGCACGCGGACGAGGTGATCAAGTCCGCGGCGGTGGTGGAGCTGATCCACCTGGCCACGCTCTACCACGACGACGTGATGGACGAGGCCACCATGCGGCGCGGCGCGAGCAGCGCCAACGCCCGCTGGGACAACTCGGTCGCCATCCTGACCGGCGACTTCCTGTTCGCGCGGGCGTCGGCGCTCATCGCCGACCTGGGCGCGGAGGCGGTCCGCTCGATGGCGGGCACCTTCGAGCTGCTGGTCACCGGGCAGATGCGGGAGACCGTCGGGCTCGGCGCCGACGAGGACGCCGTCGACTCCTACCTGCGGGTGGTCTACGAGAAGACCGGTTCGCTGATCGCCACCGCGGGCCGGTTCGGTGCCTGGTTCTCGGGCGCGGACGAGAAGACGGTGGCGTCGCTGGAGCGGATCGGCCGGCTCGTCGGCATCGGCTTCCAGATCTCCGACGACATCATCGACATCGCCTCGCCGGCCGACGAGTCCGGCAAGACGCCGGGCACCGACCTGCGCGAGGGCGTGCGCACCCTCCCGATGCTGTACGCGCTGGCCGACCCGGACACCGACCCGCGGTTGCGCGACCTGCTGTCCCGCCCGCTGTCGGACGACGACGAGGTGCGCGAGGCGCTGGACCTGCTGCGCGAGTCGAACGGCCTGGCCCGCAGCCGCGCGACGCTGGACTCCTACGCCGGTGACGCACGCGAGGAGCTCGCCTCGCTGCCCGACGCCCCGGCGCGGGACGCGCTGGCGGCGCTGGTCGACTACGTGGTGGCCCGGACCCGCTGA
- the nuoK gene encoding NADH-quinone oxidoreductase subunit NuoK: MTPTYYLLLSALLFTIGAVGVLVRRNAIVVFMCIELMLNAVNLSLVTFARIEGSTHGQVMAFFVMVVAAAEVVVGLAIIMSIFRTRRSASVDDANLLKY, translated from the coding sequence GTGACCCCCACGTACTACCTGCTGCTCTCGGCGCTGCTGTTCACCATCGGCGCGGTCGGCGTCCTGGTGCGGCGCAACGCGATCGTGGTGTTCATGTGCATCGAGCTGATGCTCAACGCGGTCAACCTGAGCCTGGTGACCTTCGCCCGCATCGAGGGGTCGACGCACGGGCAGGTCATGGCCTTCTTCGTGATGGTGGTCGCGGCGGCCGAGGTGGTGGTCGGCCTGGCCATCATCATGTCGATCTTCCGGACGCGTCGCTCGGCCTCGGTCGATGACGCCAACCTGCTGAAGTACTGA
- the nuoL gene encoding NADH-quinone oxidoreductase subunit L, translating to MMTTGAFLAASPEVTAAAGGVQQNAWLLVAFPALGALVLLVAGRRANGWGHVLGCATVIASFVYGVVLFGSISGLPESEQLRELHLFSWIPVNALQVDFGLRMDPLSMVFVLLITGVGSLIHLYSIGYMAHDQHGRTGRDNTERRRFFAYLNLFVAAMLVLVLGNSFVTLYLGWEGVGLASYLLIGFWQGRPSAAAAATKAFVMNRVGDVGLALAIFLLFANLGTTQYAEVFARAGELSPGVLLAITLLLLLGACGKSGQVPLQAWLPDAMEGPTPVSALIHAATMVTAGVYLIARANPLYSLSPGGQLAVTIVGAVTLLVGCVIGCAYDDIKKVLAYSTVSQIGYMMLAVGLGPAGYALGIMHLLTHGFFKAGLFLGAGSVMHGMHDEVDMRKFGGLYRYMPITFATFGLGYLALIGFPFLSGYYSKDAIIEAAFGQEGWRGWVFGGAALLGAGITAFYMTRLVLMTFFGEKRWEKLKAGNGQDFHPHESPTIMTAPMVVLAVGSVAAGMFFAGGDRLVSFLAPSLGELQESGHSAIPHAMIPVLTVVVSALGVLVAWLLVGRKPVPVERPVRVSPIVRAARADLGGNALNNAIAVRPAFALARGLVTVDDKGVDGAVNGIAGVLGFSSGKLRRWQTGFVRSYALSMLFGGVVVVAALMAVGIPT from the coding sequence ATGATGACTACCGGGGCCTTCCTCGCCGCCAGTCCTGAGGTGACGGCGGCTGCCGGCGGTGTCCAGCAGAACGCCTGGTTGCTGGTCGCGTTCCCCGCCCTGGGCGCGCTGGTCCTGCTCGTCGCCGGACGCCGGGCCAACGGCTGGGGGCACGTCCTCGGCTGCGCCACGGTGATCGCGTCCTTCGTGTACGGGGTGGTGCTGTTCGGCTCGATCTCCGGGCTGCCGGAGAGCGAGCAGCTGCGCGAGCTGCACCTGTTCTCGTGGATCCCGGTCAACGCCCTGCAGGTCGACTTCGGGCTCCGGATGGACCCGCTGTCGATGGTGTTCGTGCTGCTGATCACCGGGGTGGGCTCGCTGATCCACCTCTACTCGATCGGCTACATGGCGCACGACCAGCATGGCCGCACCGGGCGGGACAACACCGAGCGGCGCCGGTTCTTCGCCTACCTGAACCTGTTCGTCGCGGCGATGCTGGTGCTGGTGCTGGGCAACAGCTTCGTGACGCTGTACCTCGGCTGGGAGGGCGTCGGCCTCGCCTCCTACCTGCTGATCGGGTTCTGGCAGGGCCGCCCGTCGGCGGCCGCGGCGGCCACCAAGGCGTTCGTGATGAACCGGGTCGGCGACGTCGGCCTGGCGCTGGCGATCTTCCTGCTGTTCGCCAACCTCGGCACCACGCAGTACGCCGAGGTGTTCGCCCGCGCCGGCGAGCTCTCGCCGGGCGTGCTGCTGGCCATCACGCTGCTGCTGTTGCTGGGCGCCTGCGGCAAGTCCGGCCAGGTGCCGCTGCAGGCGTGGTTGCCGGACGCGATGGAGGGCCCGACGCCGGTCTCCGCGCTCATCCACGCCGCGACCATGGTCACCGCGGGCGTGTACCTGATCGCCCGCGCCAACCCGCTGTACTCGCTGTCCCCGGGCGGGCAGCTGGCGGTGACGATCGTCGGTGCGGTGACGCTGCTGGTCGGGTGCGTCATCGGCTGCGCCTACGACGACATCAAGAAGGTCCTGGCGTACTCCACGGTCAGCCAGATCGGCTACATGATGCTGGCCGTCGGGCTCGGCCCGGCCGGGTACGCGCTGGGCATCATGCACCTGCTCACCCACGGCTTCTTCAAGGCCGGGCTGTTCCTCGGCGCCGGTTCGGTGATGCACGGCATGCACGACGAGGTCGACATGCGCAAGTTCGGCGGCCTCTACCGGTACATGCCGATCACCTTCGCCACCTTCGGCCTCGGCTACCTGGCGCTGATCGGCTTCCCGTTCCTGTCCGGCTACTACTCGAAGGACGCCATCATCGAGGCGGCGTTCGGCCAGGAGGGCTGGCGCGGCTGGGTGTTCGGCGGCGCGGCGCTGCTGGGCGCGGGCATCACCGCCTTCTACATGACGCGCCTGGTGCTCATGACCTTCTTCGGCGAGAAGCGCTGGGAGAAGCTGAAGGCCGGCAACGGCCAGGACTTCCACCCGCACGAGTCGCCGACGATCATGACCGCGCCGATGGTCGTGCTGGCCGTCGGCTCCGTGGCCGCGGGCATGTTCTTCGCCGGCGGCGACCGGCTGGTCAGCTTCCTGGCGCCGTCGCTGGGCGAGCTCCAGGAGTCCGGGCACAGCGCGATCCCGCACGCGATGATCCCGGTGCTCACCGTGGTGGTCTCCGCGCTCGGCGTGCTGGTCGCCTGGCTGCTGGTCGGGCGCAAGCCGGTGCCGGTGGAGCGCCCGGTGCGGGTGTCGCCGATCGTGCGCGCGGCTCGCGCCGACCTCGGCGGCAACGCGCTGAACAACGCCATCGCGGTGCGCCCGGCGTTCGCCCTGGCGCGCGGACTGGTCACTGTGGACGACAAGGGCGTGGACGGCGCGGTCAACGGCATCGCAGGCGTCCTGGGCTTCAGCTCCGGGAAGCTGCGCCGCTGGCAGACCGGGTTCGTCCGCTCCTACGCCCTGTCCATGCTCTTCGGCGGCGTCGTGGTGGTCGCCGCCCTGATGGCCGTGGGGATCCCGACATGA